The Ptychodera flava strain L36383 chromosome 18, AS_Pfla_20210202, whole genome shotgun sequence sequence CTTACTTTCACCATTTtgatgtatatttatttatttcgtatttaaatttcaatgtcAGCCTGATGCAAATGCAACGCATTTTACTCATAGTTTCGTTTTGGGGCGACAAGCTCGACTAGTTCTAAAGAACTATTTTTGTGGCTCCAGCCAGGATCAGGTTCTTTCTTGAGTTGAAAAGGAAACATTGTGAATGTTTTGTCGTTTCTGgcaaataaagattattattattattattattattattattattattattaagatGTGCTTCGGCAATTTCCTTCATCTTGAAGAGAACCATGGAACTGATTTCTTCTGGGTAGAAGGTTTTCTCTTCTGCTTTGTACtcaagattattattattattattattattattattattaagatGTGCTTCGGCAATTTCCTTCATCTTGAAGAGAACCATGGAACTGATTTCTTCTGGGTAGAAGGTTTTCTCTTCTGCTTTGTACtcaagattattattattattattattattattattattaagatGTGCTTCGGCAATTTCCTTCATCTTGAAGAGAACCATGGAACTGATTTCTTCTGGGTAGAAGGTTTTCTCTTCTGCTTTGTACtcaagattattattattattattattattattattaagatGTGCTTCGGCAATTTCCTTCATCTTGAAGAGAACCATGGAACTGATTTCTTCTGGGTAGAAGGTTTTCTCTTCTGCTTTGTACTCCACTTTGATCTTGGGTTTACCTCCATCATTGATAACTGTAAATGGCCACAGTTTCATGTCCTGTTGGACTACTGATTCTTCAAACCGACGACCAATTAAACGCTTGGCATCTGAAGATGAAAGAGTTTGTTTCTTATGGCAAATGACAGAATCTATGAAGATCACTGAAGTCTTTGTTAGAGGCAGGGTCAAGACAGTAAAAGACACGTAAAATTTACACTGGCGCACGAGTTATTGGAACactaaattaggtaattacccagcaacttggctGAGTACTTTGCTATTTGACCTGGTGTTTACCTAAACAAGGGTGTTTTatggtctgaagactgataagatatccagcacactcagcaggcagctcctccactaagtaaactgatatgcctacactgcaaaaaaacatttttgacttGCAGCTGCATGTAGTTGATGGGAGAGTTTTGAAGGGCCGGAAAAGTGTAAAACATGATTTGCCgctgtcattttgtgtcctgtttttgtatatgcatgttattaccagtttttaatCACAATTACATACATTGAAGAAACACTGACTGTCAGAGCAACCATCCAATCATATGTCAAAAATGGACTGTTCCATCAACGTCGGTGGTGGGCTCATGGAAGGTGGTAAATTTGACGAGTTTTGTAACTCTAGATTTACAAGGGATGCTGCGATGGTTTCAATTCCAAATAACATACAGAGGCAAAACCTGTCAGGTTCAGGCCCAGGACACAAAATGAGTATAATAGATTGTGAtacatcataatatttattcCCCCTTTTCACTATTTTCCCAAGAACTTGATGCCAATTGAAAATGGGTTGTTCCTGTGaaggcatatcagtttactcagtggaggagctgcctgctgagtttggtggatatcttgtcagtcttcagacaataaaacagactcttgtttaggtaaatgccaggtcaaattgtaaagtgctcagctaagttgctgggtaattacctaatttggtgttccgATAACTCGTGCCCTCGCTGTAAAGGAAttttttcaggaattttcacgGACTACTTTCCAAGACATTTTTACAATtgatcattttttatttcattttacataacATTTTTAGAATATAACGACTAATCAtcttgtcaattttgaaaatttggagTGGATTACCAGTTTTCCAGACGTTGGTTTCATTTTTTAGGCCTTTTCCAGAAAATTCGAGAActtttaaatgacatttttggAAGTGAACAAAGATTACTAAAATCTTTGCAAATCTTTTTAGAAAAATACTGCCCACAAAAtgtgacttttgatgaattttgttcCAGATTTTGCATGTTATTCTGACCTGCACCAGAACTTTGCAGTGTTACAGTGTTTTCATATGCTGAataaaggtcagaggtcaacagAGATGCCATATCTTTCAGACATGCTGCTGAATATTAAAAGTCAGAGGTCAACACTGTCAGGTCATAGTTCACCAGAAAGAacttctttcattttcactatACAAATATTAAAGTCATGAAGTAATAACTAATCCTAATTCGTTAAAaatgtgaatgtcaaaggtcatcttaACATTAATAACCTACCGAAACACAGTATTGTTTGGGTTCATAGCAACTTGGTTCTTGGCAGCATCTCCGATGAGACGCTCTGTATCTGTGAAAGCCACATAGCTGGGAGTTGTACGGTTTCCCTGGTCATTGGCTATGATTTCGACTTTGCCATGCTGGAATACACCAACGCAGGAGTATGTTGTACCCAAATCAATACCAACTGCTGGTCCTTTGTCGGCCATGTTTTCTTTATCTAGAAGAAGCAGAGTAGTGGTAGGTAACATTGATGTAATCCTGATGACAGCccacattttcacatttaatcTCTTGATTTCATATTTACAGGAACACTGCTGGTATAAAGAGCTACTGCACATTTGTCATGGATTTTAATATCATAGAGTTCAAATGCCTGACAACGGTTTTAACTGTCCCACTCATACTGTACAGATCAAAATGTCAGGAGTTGTCCGCCACTTGGGAGAGCTTCTTGTGTAAGTTTCAAGGTAGGACATTGAGATTTAAAGGACCAACACGTGAGGTTGGCAATTTAATCTTTCTTGCGTAATCTTTCTTGAGATTTCCCTCAAATTTCCATTCATTAATCTACCGTCATTTATCAGATATATAACTCTTTGGttctttttcaaagtttatttaacTAATGTTAGAGTTCTGGTAGACTTATGGTATTCATTTGATGAACACACTGTCTGTCGTTCTTGACTTTAATATGACAATTTCTGGTGGGTTTTTTTCTGATCACACTTCCCTTGACATACCGCATTGTCCTTACCCAGTCTGCTGAGTTGAAATCTAATCTTATGTTTAACTTGTTGAAAAAGTGCCCGATGACAACAGAAAATTATTAATGGGAGGTATATAAAAAATTCCTGCTTATTTAGACCTGTGATACGCCCCTTGGAAATTCTAAACTTCTTGCCAAAACCATGGTATTCGAGAATATTTATATAAGGCCGGCCAACAACTGCGTCAACATTTAAAGTTGATAATTAATCTTGAATGTTTGAACGGGAAATTTGTCACGAGGTTGGCAACGCCACTAGGAGGAGTAGGACATCAGATTGACTTCCTGACGATCGCTCGCCACCAGACTGAAATCAAATTGAAGCCGCTGCTCTGTATGGTAGGGCGGTGTTACCGGATAGGCCTCCTGTTGTGGGAGGCctatagccggtaacacacagccctgccatacAGAGCTCAAGTCAACGTATCCTAACTGCATGTTACATAGAACTATACGCCAAGCTTTCACTTCAGTTTAATTTAAATTTACCAATCAATTTTTCGGCgaaatttggtgatacaatgGTAAAAGTTCAACTGACGACATCATCACTATACCTAAATGAAGTCCTCTTTACACATGCTCTCTTTTCAGCCAAACGTCTCCTAAACAACTGGACAAGAAATTTGATCGAACATTTCTTACTCGTTTTGCGCTTTAACAGAATCGCCCAGCACGTGTACATACCGGATTACCGCCATGTACGGTACAAGATAGAGTCCTCGAAGAAAGCTGGTCTTTCTTGAAGATCGCCAATTTCCTTTTACATTTTGATAATCGTGAAAGAAAGAGTGACTTACCTGAATGTAAAGGGGTTAAAAAAGGTTTCTAAATCACAGAAATGCTGGGCAAATATCCTAATTTTTGACCTTATTCTTCTAGCACTGAGCACGTTTGAAGCTCTCGTGTCCTGACTAACCTTTAATATGGTATATATTCCATGACGTACAAATAAACGGGCCTATCAGAAGGCGAGTTTGAGTTCATCACATGCTTTCGAAATTTCTCGAACAGTCTTCACGTGATTCCCTCAGACCAATCAGTGCATATGTTGTGCACCCTAGCAGCCGGTTAGCAAACACAAGTCTATACATATCCTTTGTTCAATGGTGTGAAGAACTTCCGAGCATTTCGAATTGTGGCTACGCGCAGAGGTCATTACTACATGTGCCATTTCCACACTCATGTATCATGGAAGCGTATCCAGATATTCTTTAATTCAGCATTTTCTTTGAAGCATCACCAAGACACAATATGTATATCGTAGTACCGGTTATATTGATGACGTAAATACAGTGATTATATGAACATTGGCCCGATGAGTACATGgtgagagtgtccggctttggctacgctaCCTCCGGAGTCGGGAAGTGGCGTAACCAAAGTCGGTACTCTGACCTTACTTATAGGGCTATGTCCGATCATAGCCCTGCCAGGCAGTGCTAGGTTGGAACACGGTCGTTGATACACTGTGCAGGATCCTGTGTAGCATAAACAGGAGCCTGCCTAACCATAAGCGACTGTGGGTTGGGCGCTCGAGCCGCCTCATTGAAAGAAATTATTGTATCTTTTTAAGCCAGAATTCCACAGTTGTAAGCTTAATATAGGCCTAAGTGGCGAAGCCATCTCAGAAATGGGCAAATCCAGTATTCCACTCGGTTTTGATCATTGCATACAATCAGGGCTCCTTGTGGTTTACCCGTTGCTTCTGTGTTTTCCCTTCAACCACAGGGATTATAAAGGGTAAGCTTAATATGGGTGTTCAATGTTATcgtgttttgtttttcatgttgtTAGGCCTACTGGGTGATGAAAATTGATGAACAAAAgcgtttttgtttctttgattcATTTCTACTGTTAACCCTCtaaacatctgaaaaaaaaatgatgtgaGGCCTTTTAACTTCTTTTAactaaatgaaaaagaaaataaggTTTTGAGGTGCCAAGATGATTATAAAGCACGGGTATCCGGTGGACACCGGCACTGTCCCTGTGTAGTATCTTCTCGGCAGCTCAAATCCTTGGAAGCTATATAGTCATTATTATTTTAGAGTTATTTAGAAGGTACCAGTAGTaatcaatgaacaaaaataaaatactaaaaacACACGTGTTCTTCCATTTAGTATCAAATAACAACACAAACCCTGTCATACCGACAGTTCCAAATTACTTGAGCTCGGTGAAAGACttttagtgaaaacaatttgtttttaatcaaaGTAAGTCGAGGTAAGAATACAGTTCAGTCATTGCGCAGTGTACCTTCCTAACAACAAATCACCTGTTAGCTGTCTCTtaactgtggtgttttcggacgggatttcttctctttacgggctggttttacGTGGTGGCGGGTTaacataaaagtcaaaaccTGCCCGTAAAAGTTTCAGTTTCCTAGCACTTTCGAGGCAgctttaaaattcaaagactttcCAGAAGCATTGCACCTTGTTATGCCTTATCCTGTGAGAAATAATATTACAAATCTCCCATATTCATACCACTATGGACTCTCTAATCTTAATTGTAAGCCATGAACtgcaatttcacaaatttttttgAGAGAAATAATTCCCTCAGAAAGATATTTCAAGGACGACATGCAAAAAGTGGTGATTCATCTTACACACTTGACAGACACTCAAGATGACGACTGTAGCTTGAACAATAACTTTTATTTAGCAATGCAGTGTACGACATCATCCACGGTATTATTACCATGTTTATTATTTCTGAATCCGATGTTGTAACAAGCAGCCATACCTCTAATAAATTACTAACACCCACATCTGCTTCATCATCACTTAACCCTTAGGCACTGTCATTTTTCcgcaaaataaattttatcaatttttatgaatttttctgtatttttcccatgattttggaccaaatgcacataaatttttatgggctgcactttttgaccaaaattttgggaaaaatctgagaaaaaaattgtctagatctgaaagaaattgttggcattGTATAGTATAAATGCAACgaaaatcgactttggcactcaaagggttaaagacaaTTTGTGTAGACCAGATACTTACATTGTCTTCTGTCATTGCACGTTCTCCTTCATAGACCTGGATGAGCACGCCTGGTTGGTTGTCGGAGTAGGTTGTAAATACCTGGGTCTGCTTAGTCGGGACAGTGGTGTTACGTTTAATCAAGACAGTCATCACACCACCAGCAGTCTCAATACCAAGTGACAGAGGAGCCACGTCCAAAGGCAGAAGATCAGAGATTTCTATCGATTTGTCTCCAGAGAGAATTGCAGCCTGGACAGCTGTAAGAAATTGATCAAATTAAATGTCTTGTTATACATTTAGGATGTGGCCTTGACAATCAACTTCATAGTTGTACACAAAAAGTGATTTTGCACAGGTGAAAAGGATTATTGCTGACAGCGGAGTTGACTCCCACCTCTGCAGGGGCTTATACACTACAGAGTGACTGGAGGCAAATCACAACTTTTAATTATATACATCTTTTTGGTAAGTACTTTTCACGAAAATCTCCGTACCTCACCATATGCAACAGCTTC is a genomic window containing:
- the LOC139117251 gene encoding uncharacterized protein isoform X1 codes for the protein MPSSMVKMDTSKVPPPRSKIRTLRSSPTCLAKQNTAGIKSYCTFVMDFNIIEFKCLTTVLTVPLILYRSKCQELSATWESFLCKFQDLDEHAWLVVGVGCKYLGLLSRDSGVTFNQDSHHTTSSLNTK
- the LOC139117251 gene encoding uncharacterized protein isoform X2 yields the protein MPSSMVKMDTSKVPPPRSKIRTLRSSPTCLAKQNTAGIKSYCTFVMDFNIIEFKCLTTVLTVPLILYRSKCQELSATWESFLCKFQANGINGDAPRCNRNRPPSLQV